DNA sequence from the Strigops habroptila isolate Jane chromosome 4, bStrHab1.2.pri, whole genome shotgun sequence genome:
GGCCTGCTTGGTCCCCATGATGGTCCCTCGGCCGGGTTTGCTGCTGACAGGCTGCACGGAGCGGGGGGCTGTCTTCCCACTGGGGGCCATGCCAGAGCCCTTCCCTGCGGGCTGCACCAGGCACTTCACAGAGGAACTGAGAGACTTTGACCCGCTGGCAGAAAGGCCTCGGTTTTTATTCCCGCTCGCTTGTACCTTCTGGTTAGCTGTGGGTTTTCCCTGGCTGTTTTTACCAGGCACAGAGGCAGTGAAGGGTGGTGGTAAACCCACACCAGAGGCAACAGGGGGGACCCCCAGTCTGGGGACAGAGCGGCCTGCCCGGCTGTTGCTGGTGCTCCCATTCTCCCTCACCACACTTGCTTTGGATCCGACTGATGTCAGGCTGTCGCATCTCTCCAGGGACATGTGGCTCCCGTAACGGTGCACAGCTTCACTCTTTGATCCCTTTGCCTTTAAGCTGGATGTCATCTTAGGCAAAGAGTGGTCGCCCTTCAGGTTCATTTTGCTGCTGGCACTTTCGCTGAAGAAAGACCCAGCTTTCAACCTCAAATCTGCTTCATCTTCAGCCTTCAGCATGGCAGCTCTGGCAAAGTCAAGGCTGGAGGCTTTTCCCCCACCATTACCTAGACCAACAGGTTTCTGCTCCAGGCTCGATTTGCGTACAGGAGGTGTTGGAGGTGTTGGCCCACCTGGCCTAGCCAACATGGTTGACTTCTGTGGTGCACTCTTCTTTCCCAGTGATGATTTCAAGCTGCCAGTAGTCAAGGGAACATCCGAATTCCCTCTGGTCACAGCCTCCAACAAAGTACTGTTAGCGTGTGACACTGGCATCACTCCCAGCGTCGTGGCTCCTCTCTTCAGCTGTGGCATCTTCATCACAACTTCTGACTTCTTTGCAGCTCCGCTGGAGGTTTTACAGGCCATTTCACAACCATCCACAACCCTCTGCGAACAGGCAAGCATAGTCTGCGACTTTGTTGGCCTGGATGATGCGTCAAAATACTGGGCAGCTTTTCCTGGCTGGTTCTCAGTACCAAACGCATGAGATTTTGGAGACAGCAGTGAGTCTGCAGGTTTTGCTTCCAACTGATAATCAGTGCGCAACAGCCAGGGATCTTCAAATACACCATGTGGATTCTGCAGCTCTTTATAGCTGAGGACAGTATTATTGTGGATTGGAGACGAGgtagtttttgttttcctaggaAGACTAGAATGTATTGTTTCTATCACAGGCATATCACGAGAATTactaagttttatttttatgggcTGATCAGTGAcacaaaaagcactttttatCTCAGATGCTTTGGTAGTTTCAGAGGTTTGAGGGTTTTTGATAATGCCTGAGGACAGCTTGCTAGAACTCAAGCTCTCACTGTCCAGTTCAGAGAAGCAAAACCCACTGTCATTCAGAGCGCTTTTCAGGGGGACAGATAAATGAGATGAATCCAAGTTGAAGGGTTCCTCGGACTTATTACAGCTGTAAGATGACTGTGCAACAAAACTGTCACTAGACTGGGCTCCATCACTTTCAATGGTACAGATGCTGACTTCACTAAGCCATGAACTGATGGAGGAACGTCTACTGCTGGTAAAAGGATCCTTAGCAAAGGGCACAACAATATCAATATTTACACCAGTAGAAGTCTCCTGTGAGGTATAAGCATCAAACTCATCATTTATGCTGCTGATAATACTGACCGGCCTTGAACCTGATGCAAGGGCCTGAAGGGAGCAGTCGCTGTTAAAGCTAATGATACTGGATGGTCTTCCATTATCCATAATCCCACTAATGGACAGCTCTTCCACCACAGTGAAAACAAGCTCATCTTCTCCATTCAGCTCAACAGGCTGCTGCAAAGTTACTGTGGTGGTTAGTATATCCCGGTCAAAACACTTCCCTCTGAACGCTGACCTGAAGCTGTGTACCTCTATCGCACCTGACTGATTCTGGGCATTGCTGCCAACTAAGAATGTGTTTCCTACAGGGTTTTGCTCAGGTTTGTTTCCCATCTGCTTGCTCATTCCCACAGGAGGAGTCCGAACTGCATTGCTGTTGTCCAGCTCCAAATTCTCAGCTTTGGAGCTTACTATGTCCTCTTTCTGCTGCGGAGGTGGAGGTGCTGGGCTTGGCAAGGTTCTTTTCATGTACAAGGACTTTTCCTTAATTACACATTCAGCTGTGGCTTTATTCTGCTCTGTGTTCCTCGAAGGGCTACATCTTGAGGACTGCAGGGAATCGGTGAttgtctctctctccccctccagTACTGAGTCTACTATTTTGTGGTCGGCTCTGCTCTGTGGCTTGGAAAGCTCTGTTTTCAAGTAAGGTGCGCTCTTTTCATGACAATTGCCATTGCCACCCCTTGGCGCAACAGCCTGGTAAGGAAGGTTATGTCCTTTTTTGGGAGATGCAGTTTCTTGTGGAATTGGTTTCTTAAATCCTCCAGAAggagaagatattttttcctttatcagcTTAGACTGTGCATTTTCTGTACTTCCAGAGACTGGACTGCAATTGGATACAACAGAAATTTCTCCACAAGCAAATTTGATGGGTTCCTCACTACCATCAATGCACTCTAACCTTTCTTGCAGTTCAGCAAAAGTGTTGCATTTAAAATGGTCCTTATCAGAACTCCTACCAATAGCAGAATTGTCTTTACTTCTCTTCTTGTTTAGGGATGGGATTATGGGAACAAACTCCGGAGGACCTTCATTATCTGTCAATTCCCTGTCAGACAACGCTGCACCATTGGGGCCAACATAGATGACAGTATCACAAGACTGTTCACTGCTGGAGGAATAATCCGGATCACTAGATATACTCAGGACAGGAAGGTCAGGATCAAGGGCAACAGTTCGTGGGTGGAAGGGTCGCAAATGGGGCGGTCTGCGGACATGTCCTTCTTCACATGAACTCTCTCCTCCAGATGAGCTGGATGCATACTGTACATGATCAATAAGGCAGATGTTATTAATATTGATATATAGGTACATAAATATGTACATGTAATTGATTAAAAGGCCGCGTTTACTATATACTCTGTGCTTTTTGTATACTATCACAAGTTAATCTAGCTGAAAATGTTGAGtgtgaattaaaataacaaGGTCATGCTACATAGATTTTACTATATTAGGAGTAATATAATTATCACACCTTTTCAGATAATTTCCATTAAATATTATGCATTGTCTTTCTCCTCAACAGTATTCTATTCcttattgttttttaatcaatatGAATAGGAGCTTTTGAGATACTTCCACATataagcaaagaaagaataCGTGTTTGGAACAAAAAGAAGGGAATTTCAGGATTAAGGACTGGGGGTGGGATGATGGCTCAGTGCCAAGTCATTTGTCAGTTCACCTCCTGAGCTTTTATGCATTTTGTATTACTTCTTAACGCTGAGAAATCCCATGTTCCCCCACCGAGAGGTTAGGAAaactcattttcaaatgaattaatttctgcatgtttgAACCAACCTtggatttcttcttcctcattcGGTGGATCCGTGATGCAAGCTGAATGGTGGTGAGAGTTTCTGCATAATTGACTGGGGAGTCAGAAATATGCGCAATCATAGTAGTTCTGCAGTTGATGTTCCCAAGTGATTCCCTCAATAGCATTGTCAACTTGTTGTCCCTGTGTAACAAATGAGAACAACAGGATGGTTTAAAGAAATCACAATcttttttttacagatttttacaCCATAAGCTGTGCTTTCACTTTCATAGGATATATGCATGTATGGTACGTGCAGATAAGAAATATGCTCCTATTATTTGACCACACTTAAAATGTACAAAGAtaccattattttaattacttatCTGCCTATGTATTTGCAGTATAATaagtaattttactttttacttgGACAACTGTAAAACAATTGATTGATAACTAGTTTAATTATCTCAAGTTTAGCTCATATTACCTAAAAAGCTCATGAGCTTTTTAGCTAAGCAGACTTCATAACTGGATAGCTAATATTTGTGAGCTCCATGCAAACAGTTTTGGTAAGTACTAAAAAGTAAGTCAACAGAAATGGTAAGAAATCTCTAAACAAATATAACAAACATCAGAAATATGTTATCAGTGGCACCCATCTAGTTTCCATTCTGCTTGCGGTTGTCTGCTCTGACATAGCAAATGGGAAGCAGAATTTCTCTCTGAAGGCTTTCCTGGTGATGAAAGTCCTCCATCATGGACGGCAAAGCTGACAAGATAAGTGATATTTTGTCCTCCACTGGTCTCCAACACATCTCTCCCCAGTGCTCTCAGGAGGCTGCTTCCTATCACCCCCTGAGCTGGCCCAACATGTGGGAACTACCATCATGTCTACTCACTAAAGCATGGCAGGTGTCAAAGTTGAGCATCTACCCTTCCCTATTCTAACCCATCCATCCTCTATCCACAAACCTAGCAACTAGCCTGAGGAAAGTACTCTTCCTCCAAATACAGAGAGAATAAACACCTGTTTGAGATGCAACGCTAGATAAATATGTGAAATGACATGATTGATAACAACAGCACAAAGGTATAATGCATGAAGATTAATTGCAAGCAGCAATTAAATTTCAGGACTGAAGGCCGAGTTCTGGTACGGGTTTTTACAATGTGGGTGTTGTCTTTAAGCTGGGCTCCCAACAGGTGTGTTTGACACAATATTATTGTCAAGAACACTCCACAAAGGAACACACCTAAATGTTTGCTTCTGATAAACAAATGTGCAACATggtggtctttttttttaattgaaagattGTAGCATTCAAAAAGgcatacataaaaaaaaacctttgaTGACAATAGTTGATAGACTTTctagtattttctgaaatttcaaTATAATTTGTAAAtttggaaaaaggagagaaaatccTATGAAATTCTGATGAAATTGTACACTAAGGTCCAGCTGGCTGAGATCAGTCCAAATTCCAAACCCAGGAAACAAAGAGGAggtagaaggaaagaaaacgtTTTGGCcattttcccatgttttttTCAACAATCAAACCCTCCCCAATACTTGAGCGAACTTAAGCATATACCAACATGCATATAATTTTTGGCCATGTAATTAAGCATTTCTCATTGTTATGTAACATATAAAAaattgtgtgtatgtatatatacagaCAGGTAGATGAACAGAAACATGTATCCGTAATATAGAAGTGAccttctagcagccttccagtacataaagggggcctacaagaaagctggagaaggactttttacaagggcatgtagggatagtacaaggaggaatggctttaagctgacagatGGGcgatttagattagatatcaggaagaaatttttcaccatgagggtggtgaggcactggaactgcccagagaagttgtggatgcctcatccctggaagtgttcaaggccaggttgagCAACCTgggatttgagcaacctggtctagtggaaggtgtcactgcccatggcaggggggttggaactagatgatctttaaggtcacttctaacccaaaacattctatgattctgtgaccttAAAAGACAACAGAACTTGCTTTAACTTCACCTTAGGTAAAGAGTAAATTGTTGATACAGTTCATTGCTAAGGTAACACCAGCCACAAATTTAAGATAATGCAGATAATAATTCACTTACTTATATGGCACATGCTTAGCACCATTAATTAAGGCCAAAATTACATTGCCCAGGgcagagagagacagacacaGAGAGCCTCCTCCATCTCGGCTCTTGCTCAGCACTTTTTCACAGCTCCCTAGATCAATGAGATGCAACCGGCTGCGTCCTCcagacactaaaaaaaaaaaaggggggggggggaaacagtTGTATATCACATTCCTTGCATGGACTCGAGCCAAACTTCGTATTCAAAATGTAttcaaatgaggaaaataatgaaTACAGCATGGGATAATGactaaattaaatattaatagaaaGGAAACCAGACTTTAGCCACAGCTACCAAAGTTAAAGGTGATTAGACTGGCTTGAGGATTcgcttcattttttctttttaagtttattGCAAATTATTGTTTAAACTAacccatttaaaaacaaacaatatgGTAAGAAGATTCATACTTCCTCCTTTGCCACTCTTCTCCATGCGATACTGGTATATGTGAAGAGTAAAGAGCATATGTgaattccttctctcttcttcctcacatTCAGGTTTGCTGGTACTTCTGGCAGCAATTGCAGCATCaaggaaaaaggcagctttctctgctgttggGGCCCTTAGCTCACTTTGGTTTTGAAGCTTGaatataaacaagaaaatgacTAATTAGCACAGGGGcatccttttttattattttttcctgaactggCTAAATCTCTAGGGCactaaaggaaacaaatatgTACACCATGGGAGAAGCGCTTAAAAGTTAaaagcaataattttttttttactgtcttaaAGTTGTCATAATTGTTGTCAgacaaaaggaaatagaaagcagaagaaagtcaAGCTCAGAAAAATCTATGTTGTGATATTCATTATACCTGAGTTCCACATATTGGATCTTCTCTCAGATAAACCCCAGGAGACTGGCCATCCTGAAGGCTGCCAGTGGCTACTTCAGCTAACAAATCCTTCAGGTTTTCATCTTTGCCACTGATCTCCACAGCAGATACTCTAATAGAGAAACGAGTCCCAGTTTTTTCTTTACGTTCATTGATTAATTTGAAGAGCCAAGAAATTGCACAGGGGATGATACCAAGGCTTTGAGTGGAGTTATCTTTACCAATCATGGTAAAAGATTTTCCTAGAATGAAAAGACAAACATGAACTTAATTCACCTTTCTTGTACAAGACATTATCTCTTCATATCACCACTGTACACTACAAGCAATGTCATGTGTCACACAGATAACGGGAAAGAACAgatgcaaaaatgcaaaatacttaaCTATTAATCCATTGTTAATTATTCAGTTAGTTTTGCAATTTTTGTAACTCAGACCCACAACAAATTAATggtaaaaacatttctgatcttttgcttttcatcacaATGCACCTATATAAACTTGATTAAGCTAATCTGATGTTACGTTTTaccttttcaaattaaaacttaCAATCACGGTCTAGAAATAAACCATGATAAGTTTGCAAAACTAATTAAAGAGAAATTCTAATCTATTCATATACTCCAGGTTTATTGTTCCAGGAGCTGACAGCATGTAATTACCAGACTGACATAGTAATTAATGGTAACGAATTTGGGAGCTCACCAAGCTTGACATGACCAAAGCAAAATATGCAACCATCTGCACCATTCACAACAGACTGGATTACTTCTGCTACTGTTCCAGAGCATACCTCAGCCTGAAAGAAAGATTGGAGACAAATAAGTAAATGAGCATATACTGCTACGGTTTTTACTATTCTTCTGTAATTAAATGAATGACTCAATATTTTTGAGGCGCAATATTCTTCCCATTTTAATGGCATCAGTCCTATTATTTTAGTAACTATGCtaccttaaaaaataataaaatatgctACCACAGCCTAAAATAGTTTTCAATTCTACTAAGCCAATTCTCTTGGAATATTGATTCTATGACTAATGTAGCAAACTGAATGCTATCCAACCAGGCTTCCTGCTGGTATAATAGCTTAGCCAAGGCTATTCAGCAATGGTAGCAACTCCACTGAAATTAAGCTACTCAAGAGTGCTCACAGGAATTAAAAAGACATACAtactggaaaaaatgcattaagaTCCCTGAATAAGATTTCATAGTATCACATTTTCCTCTGCCAGGGgaaacatcatcatcatcaaagaGAACTTGCTAAAATATTTGAGTGTACTAAAACCAGTTTATCCACACCAAGGACGGTTTCACATGCACAATAAGATGACCTATTAAGTACAACaactggggaagaggagagggtTGGTGCAAATATATAACTACAGTGAAATGATAAGGCTCTGTTTACAGGTACATGGCAGTAAGCTTGCCACAAGCAACGACACCTGCACAAAAGTGGCTGCACTGGCCAATGTCACCGAGAAACACCACAAACAGGCTACCCAACAGGCCCACCACAAAGACCTGAAAGAGCCTAGCCCAAACCAGGGGTCAACAATGTTAAGGACTGGCgccaaaaccagcagagaagcAGGCTATGACCAGCCActttgcagcagggctggcaacATAAGTAATAGAAAGCCACTTC
Encoded proteins:
- the KIF26A gene encoding kinesin-like protein KIF26A isoform X1, translating into MAFQKSPDASNATRKNPSLLEIGALCLDSEIIFGFTSHLLRRKAKVAEGSAVRELSPRKRPSAAAEEERCASRPPPEGAGAAAGAEPRPLERAAAGGWCRSCQAQLAELRRQAARLAAGGCLPNAPPDPQLSALIFDKLQVPDYLQKNRNEGESRCETCATHLNQLKQEAIQMMHALNQTSYAEMPDIPPGTGAVTSMVPRMVTLSSQRDLPLIAGQVGRQPGKSMNLFSGAERKKGLGWSQGTGSFPNSSVQVTVAPSGLSGALSSVTIQAQQYLEGMWSISRVNSFLPQSCLAETAAESGRDGPNVQISSGQHNSDTAGAGGSAASQSMVAPAGVSAGTSAAASFFIRAAQKLNLSSKRKKYHPPLPHTHDFSIYATNFSGILQLCPPPAPPCLLRAVSKIKDNPGIGKVKVMVRICPSQGAHETSESMSFLKVDPRKKQITFYDPAASGPSNAGHRRGVVAVPKMFAFDAVFPQDASQAEVCSGTVAEVIQSVVNGADGCIFCFGHVKLGKSFTMIGKDNSTQSLGIIPCAISWLFKLINERKEKTGTRFSIRVSAVEISGKDENLKDLLAEVATGSLQDGQSPGVYLREDPICGTQLQNQSELRAPTAEKAAFFLDAAIAARSTSKPECEEEERRNSHMLFTLHIYQYRMEKSGKGGMSGGRSRLHLIDLGSCEKVLSKSRDGGGSLCLSLSALGNVILALINGAKHVPYKDNKLTMLLRESLGNINCRTTMIAHISDSPVNYAETLTTIQLASRIHRMRKKKSKYASSSSGGESSCEEGHVRRPPHLRPFHPRTVALDPDLPVLSISSDPDYSSSSEQSCDTVIYVGPNGAALSDRELTDNEGPPEFVPIIPSLNKKRSKDNSAIGRSSDKDHFKCNTFAELQERLECIDGSEEPIKFACGEISVVSNCSPVSGSTENAQSKLIKEKISSPSGGFKKPIPQETASPKKGHNLPYQAVAPRGGNGNCHEKSAPYLKTELSKPQSRADHKIVDSVLEGERETITDSLQSSRCSPSRNTEQNKATAECVIKEKSLYMKRTLPSPAPPPPQQKEDIVSSKAENLELDNSNAVRTPPVGMSKQMGNKPEQNPVGNTFLVGSNAQNQSGAIEVHSFRSAFRGKCFDRDILTTTVTLQQPVELNGEDELVFTVVEELSISGIMDNGRPSSIISFNSDCSLQALASGSRPVSIISSINDEFDAYTSQETSTGVNIDIVVPFAKDPFTSSRRSSISSWLSEVSICTIESDGAQSSDSFVAQSSYSCNKSEEPFNLDSSHLSVPLKSALNDSGFCFSELDSESLSSSKLSSGIIKNPQTSETTKASEIKSAFCVTDQPIKIKLSNSRDMPVIETIHSSLPRKTKTTSSPIHNNTVLSYKELQNPHGVFEDPWLLRTDYQLEAKPADSLLSPKSHAFGTENQPGKAAQYFDASSRPTKSQTMLACSQRVVDGCEMACKTSSGAAKKSEVVMKMPQLKRGATTLGVMPVSHANSTLLEAVTRGNSDVPLTTGSLKSSLGKKSAPQKSTMLARPGGPTPPTPPVRKSSLEQKPVGLGNGGGKASSLDFARAAMLKAEDEADLRLKAGSFFSESASSKMNLKGDHSLPKMTSSLKAKGSKSEAVHRYGSHMSLERCDSLTSVGSKASVVRENGSTSNSRAGRSVPRLGVPPVASGVGLPPPFTASVPGKNSQGKPTANQKVQASGNKNRGLSASGSKSLSSSVKCLVQPAGKGSGMAPSGKTAPRSVQPVSSKPGRGTIMGTKQAMRAANSRVNELVSGSSAKVGHFRGSTDSDSGNDSGINLSDEKSQIPVLPSPYSKITAPRRPQRYSSGHGSDNSSVLSGELPPAMGRTALFYHSGGSSGYESMIRDSEATGSASSAHDSMSESGMSSPGRMRSLKSPKKRSTGLQRRRLIPAPLPDAASLGRKPSVTGQWVDLPPLPGTLKEPFEIKVYEIDDVERLHRHRQEETEPFQDVEKGLMYFHTKLKILERRQQRIREVKAKHEFLKEELEETKCRLMMDPNKWKDDFEVDPDLDKESQEYLEALEQVTEELEQCVNLCKSHIMIVTCFDIGVTDAQDGVREVEV
- the KIF26A gene encoding kinesin-like protein KIF26A isoform X2 — its product is MAFQKSPDASNATRKNPSLLEIGALCLDSEIIFGFTSHLLRRKAKVAEGSAVRELSPRKRPSAAAEEERCASRPPPEGAGAAAGAEPRPLERAAAGGWCRSCQAQLAELRRQAARLAAGGCLPNAPPDPQLSALIFDKLQVPDYLQKNRNEGESRCETCATHLNQLKQEAIQMMHALNQTSYAEMPDIPPGTGAVTSMVPRMVTLSSQRDLPLIAGQVGRQPGKSMNLFSGAERKKGLGWSQGTGSFPNSSVQVTVAPSGLSGALSSVTIQAQQYLEGMWSISRVNSFLPQSCLAETAAESGRDGPNVQISSGQHNSDTAGAGGSAASQSMVAPAGVSAGTSAAASFFIRAAQKLNLSSKRKKYHPPLPHTHDFSIYATNFSGILQLCPPPAPPCLLRAVSKIKDNPGIGKVKVMVRICPSQGAHETSESMSFLKVDPRKKQITFYDPAASGPSNAGHRRGVVAVPKMFAFDAVFPQDASQAEVCSGTVAEVIQSVVNGADGCIFCFGHVKLGKSFTMIGKDNSTQSLGIIPCAISWLFKLINERKEKTGTRFSIRVSAVEISGKDENLKDLLAEVATGSLQDGQSPGVYLREDPICGTQLQNQSELRAPTAEKAAFFLDAAIAARSTSKPECEEEERRNSHMLFTLHIYQYRMEKSGKGGMSGGRSRLHLIDLGSCEKVLSKSRDGGGSLCLSLSALGNVILALINGAKHVPYKDNKLTMLLRESLGNINCRTTMIAHISDSPVNYAETLTTIQLASRIHRMRKKKSKYASSSSGGESSCEEGHVRRPPHLRPFHPRTVALDPDLPVLSISSDPDYSSSSEQSCDTVIYVGPNGAALSDRELTDNEGPPEFVPIIPSLNKKRSKDNSAIGRSSDKDHFKCNTFAELQERLECIDGSEEPIKFACGEISVVSNCSPVSGSTENAQSKLIKEKISSPSGGFKKPIPQETASPKKGHNLPYQAVAPRGGNGNCHEKSAPYLKTELSKPQSRADHKIVDSVLEGERETITDSLQSSRCSPSRNTEQNKATAECVIKEKSLYMKRTLPSPAPPPPQQKEDIVSSKAENLELDNSNAVRTPPVGMSKQMGNKPEQNPVGNTFLVGSNAQNQSGAIEVHSFRSAFRGKCFDRDILTTTVTLQQPVELNGEDELVFTVVEELSISGIMDNGRPSSIISFNSDCSLQALASGSRPVSIISSINDEFDAYTSQETSTGVNIDIVVPFAKDPFTSSRRSSISSWLSEVSICTIESDGAQSSDSFVAQSSYSCNKSEEPFNLDSSHLSVPLKSALNDSGFCFSELDSESLSSSKLSSGIIKNPQTSETTKASEIKSAFCVTDQPIKIKLSNSRDMPVIETIHSSLPRKTKTTSSPIHNNTVLSYKELQNPHGVFEDPWLLRTDYQLEAKPADSLLSPKSHAFGTENQPGKAAQYFDASSRPTKSQTMLACSQRVVDGCEMACKTSSGAAKKSEVVMKMPQLKRGATTLGVMPVSHANSTLLEAVTRGNSDVPLTTGSLKSSLGKKSAPQKSTMLARPGGPTPPTPPVRKSSLEQKPVGLGNGGGKASSLDFARAAMLKAEDEADLRLKAGSFFSESASSKMNLKGDHSLPKMTSSLKAKGSKSEAVHRYGSHMSLERCDSLTSVGSKASVVRENGSTSNSRAGRSVPRLGVPPVASGVGLPPPFTASVPGKNSQGKPTANQKVQASGNKNRGLSASGSKSLSSSVKCLVQPAGKGSGMAPSGKTAPRSVQPVSSKPGRGTIMGTKQAMRAANSRVNELVSGSSAKVGHFRGSTDSDSGNDSGINLSDEKSQIPVLPSPYSKITAPRRPQRYSSGHGSDNSSVLSGELPPAMGRTALFYHSGGSSGYESMIRDSEATGSASSAHDSMSESGMSSPGRMRSLKSPKKRSTGLQRRRLIPAPLPDAASLGRKPSVTGQWVDLPPLPGTLKEPFEIKVYEIDDVERLHRHRQEETEGLMYFHTKLKILERRQQRIREVKAKHEFLKEELEETKCRLMMDPNKWKDDFEVDPDLDKESQEYLEALEQVTEELEQCVNLCKSHIMIVTCFDIGVTDAQDGVREVEV